The DNA window GCTGGAACCGGGCTTCAAGACCTACCAGGCGCAGGTCGTGAAGAACGCCCAGGCGATGGCCACCACGCTGATTGCGCGTGGCTACAAGATCGTCTCCGGTGGCACCCAGAACCACCTGATGCTGGTCGACATGATCGGCAAGGATGTGTCAGGCAAGGACGCGGAAGCGGCGCTGGGCAAGGCCCACATCACCGTCAACAAGAACTCGGTGCCGAACGACCCGCGCTCGCCGTTCGTGACCTCGGGCCTGCGCCTGGGTACCCCGGCAGTGACCACCCGTGGCTACACCGAGCAGGACTGCGTGGAACTGGCCAACCTGATCGCCGACGTGCTGGACGCGCCGGCCGATGAAGCCGTCATCGCCCGCGTGCGTGACGCGGTCAGCGCGCAGTGCCGCAAGTACCCGGTCTACGGGTAATGCCAAGGGCCGCCGGGTTCACCCGGCGGCCTTCGCGGCGTGGCGGAAACCGGCCGTGATTTGCTGTGAACCGGGCTTCTCAGGTACCTTTGCGACGCTGCGGTGACCGCAGCATGACGATTTTTCGATGCAAGGCGCTTCATGCACTGTCCGTTCTGCCAGCATGCCGATACCCGGGTGATTGACTCGCGCGTCTCTGAAGACGGCGCGACGATCCGCCGTCGGCGTGAGTGCGAGGCCTGCAACGAGCGCTTCAGCACGCTGGAAACCATCGAGTTGAAGCTGCCGGCCATCGTCAAGAGCGACGGCAGCCGTGAGGCCTTCGACGCCCGCAAGCTGCGGGTCGGCTTTGACCGCGCGCTGCAGAAGCGCGCGGTGCCGGAAGAAAAGATCGAGCTGGCCGTGCGCGCGGTGATGCACCAGCTGCGCATGTGCGGTGAGCGCGAAATTCCGTCGATCAAGGTCGGCGAGTTCGTGATGAACGAGCTGCGCAAGCTCGATCACGTGGCCTATGTGCGCTTTGCCTCGGTGTATCGCAGTTTCGAGGACGTGGCCGATTTCCGCGAGGAAATCGAGAAGCTCGAACGCGATCTGCCGGCCAGCACCGAGCAGTTGCAGCTGCTGGGCGATGTGATCGCCCTGACCAAGAAAAAGAAGGGCGCGTAGAGCGGGGCTTGCCCCGCTGCATTACCATCGTCGCCATGACGTTCTCCGCAACCGATCACCTGCACATGGCCCGCGCGCTGCGCCTGGCTGAGCGTGCGGCCTACACCACGCGACCCAACCCGATGGTGGGCTGTGTCATCGCCCACGGCGAACAGGTGGTGGGCGAGGGCTGGCACCAGCGCGCCGGCGGCCCGCATGCGGAAATCCATGCCTTGCGCGCGGCCGGCGAGGCGGCACGCGGAGCGACTGCCTACGTCACCCTGGAACCCTGCGCGCACTACGGCCGCACGCCGCCGTGCGCGCTGGCGCTGATTGAAGCCAGGGTAGGGCGGGTCGTGGCCGCGATGCGCGATCCGTTCCCCAAGGTCGACGGCGGCGGCTTCACCCTGCTGCGCGACGCCGGCATCGAGGTCGCCGAAGGGCTGATGGCGACGCAGGCGCGTGAGCTGAATCACGGCTTCCTGTCGCGGATCGAGCGCGGCCGGCCTTGGCTGCGGGTCAAACTGGCGGCCAGCCTGGACGGCCGCACGGCGATGGCCGACGGGTCGTCCAAGTGGATCACCGGCCCCGCCGCGCGTGAAGACGTACAGCACTGGCGCGCCCGTGCCGGGGCGATCCTGACCGGTGCCGGCACCGTGCTGGCTGACGATCCGCAGCTGACCGTGCGCTTGTCGGGCGTGGAGGCGCTGCCGCCGCTGCGGGTGGTGCTGGATGCGCAGTTGCGCACGCTGTCGCAGCGTCGCGTGCGCGAGGGCGATGCGGCCACCCTGTATCTGCATGGCGAGGGTGAGCGCGCGCCCGCCGATACTGACGCGCAGTTCCAGGCGCTGCCGCTGCAGGACGGGCGCTTCGATCTGCCGGCGGTGATGGCGCTGCTGGCCGAACGCGAGATCAATGAGGTGCACACGGAGGCAGGGGCCACGCTTTCCGGCGCACTGGTGCGCGCGGGCCTGGTGGACGAACTGCTGCTGTATCAGGCCCCCACGCTGTTGGGCGAACAAGGCCGCCCGCTGCTGGATGGGCTGGGCATTGCCGCGATGGATCAGCAGCGACGTCTGCGCGTGGTCGAACAACGACAGGTCGGCGACGATCTGCGCCTGCTTCTACGGCCCGCGTAAACGCCACTGGGGTAACCAACGCCATCGTCCTGCGCACGTAACAATTCGTAGTGACACGCCATGCGTGTCAACCGCGCGCAGCGCGGCACAAGCATCCGATGCCAACGGCAATACCGATGTCCATCCACCTTCCGGGTGTGGTGGTGAACGAAGCGCGTTTCAGATGCCCGTGGTGCCGGAACGAAGAGCAGACGCGCATGGCGCGTCTCTACGCGACGTTGCCCACAAAAAACGGGCCCCTTGCGGGGCCCGTTCGATCACAGCGCAGGGGTAACCCCGCCGCCCGATCAGAAACTTGCGCGCACGCCCACCGAGTACTGGGTGATGTCGTCGAAGTACTGCGCTTCGCCGACCAGGCCCCAGTTCTTGGTGAAGTTGACCTGGCCACCCAGGGTGCCGATCCACTCGCCGTCCATGTCGCTGCCGTCGATGTAGCCGGCCTTCAGCCAGGCTTCGGTGCGCTTGGAGGGCTTGCCACGCACGCCGAAGGCGGCACGGCCGGCGTTGGTGTGGAACTCTTCACGCTCGGAGAACTGGTCGTCCTTGTACTTGAGTTCGTTGTTGATGCGCATCCAGGCGAGGTCGGCAGTGAAGTCCAGACGCTCGCTGATCGGCATGTGGTAGCCGATGCCCAGCTCCGGCTGCTCGATGGTATTTTCGATGCTGTACGGGCCGTAGATGTCTTCGTAGTGGTACTTCTTCGACACCGTGCTGTAGCCACCGAACACATATACCTGCTCGGCAATCGCGAACGAGCCGCGGATGTAGCCGCCGTCCAGCTTCGGGTTGCTGCCCGGCTGGCTGACCTGCAGCTGGGTCCAGCCGCCTTCAACGTAGGTGTAGCTGAGCGCATCGGCCGAAGCGGCGAGCGGAGCGGCAGCCAGCAGAGCGGCGGCCAGAACGAGAATCTTGCGCATGGCGGTTCCTTGGGGAATGAGGTCCATTTCAGCCGGCCCCTCATGGGACGGCAGGGCGGTGATCATCACCGCGGCGCGGAGTTTAACAAATACTTTACAGAAAGCGAGCGCTCAGCCTGGGCTGTTACAATGCCCGGGTCGGCTCGCCGACATAATCAAACGTCTTCAGGGCGGGGTGCGATTCCCCACCGGCGGTAGGTGCGCAAGCACGAGCCCGCGAGCGCTTCCGGTGTTGCCGGAAGGTCAGCAGATCCGGTCCAATGCCGGAGCCGACGGTATAGTCCGGATGAAAGAAGACGGTGCTCCAGGGCCTGCGATGGCTCTGTGCCCGCCTGTTTGCCTTGCGGCGTTTTTCGCTCACTTTTCGCGGAGAACGTTCCTTTGTTTACCGGAATCATCGAAGGCGTCGGCCATGTGGCCGCACGCGAATCTCTTGGCGGCGATGTCCGCTTTACCTTCCACGTCGGCAGCCTGCCGTTCGACCACGTCCAGCTGGGCGAAAGCATCGCCATCAATGGCGTGTGCCTGACCGTGATCGCCTTTGACGCGGTGTCCTTCCAGGCCGATGCCTCGACCGAGACCCTGGGGTTGACCACGCTGGGCCAGTTGGCCGACGGCGCGATCATCAATCTGGAGCGGGCCATGCGCCCCACCGACCGCCTGGGTGGTCATCTGGTCAGCGGCCATGTCGATGGCCTGGGCGAAGTGGTGTCCATCCATGACGATGCCCGCGCACAGCGCTGGCGCTTTGCTGCGCCGGCGGATCTGCTGCGCTACATCGCGAAGAAAGGCTCGATCTGTGTCGACGGGGTCAGCCTGACCGTCAACGACGTGGATGATGCCGGCTTCGAGGTCGCGCTGATTCCTCATACCGTCGCCCATACCGCCTTTGCCACCCGCCGCGTGGGCAGCGCGGTCAACCTGGAAATCGACCTGATCGCCCGTTATGTGGAGCGACTTGTCGGCCTGCCGACCAACGGTCGGCAGCTACCGCCGGAGGCACACGCATGAATTTCGCCCCCATTCCCGAGATTCTGGAAGACATCCGCCAGGGCCGCATGGTGGTCATCGTCGATGACGAGGACCGCGAGAACGAAGGCGACCTGATCATGGCCGCCGAGCTGGTCAAGCCGTCGGACATCAACTTCATGGTCACCCACGGGCGCGGTCTGGTCTGCCTGCCGCTGACCCGCGAGCGTGCCGCCGACCTCGGCCTGGCCCCGATGGTGCAGGCCAATACCGCGCAGTTCCAGACCAATTTCACGGTCAGCATTGAAGCCGCCGAGGGCGTCACCACCGGCATTTCGGCCTACGACCGCGCCCACACCATCCGCACCGCGGTGAAGCCGGATGCCAAGCCCAGCGACCTGCACCAGCCGGGCCACATCTTCCCGCTCATCGCCCAGCCGGGCGGGGTGCTGACCCGCGCCGGGCATACCGAAGCCGGCGTCGACCTGGCCATGCTGGCCGGGCTGGAACCGGCCGGCGTGCTGGTGGAGATCCTCAACCCCGACGGCAGCATGGCGCGCCGCCCGGAACTGGAGGTGTTCGCCCGCGAGCACGGGCTGAAGATCGGCTCCATTGCCGACCTGATCGCCTACCGCCTGGCCACCGAGAAGACCGTCGAGCGCGTCGACGAACGCGAGATCGAGACCGAATTCGGGCCGTTCACCCTGGTCACCTACCGCGACCGCATCGCCCACGACGTGCACTTTGCGATGGTGCGCGGCACCGTGGATGCCGAGCCGACCCTGGTCCGGGTACAGGTGGAGAACCCGCTGGCCGACCTGCTGCACTGGCGGCGGGACGACTTCGGCGTGGCCGCCACCGACGCCCTGCGCGCCATTGCGGCGGCCGAGCGCGGGG is part of the Stenotrophomonas oahuensis genome and encodes:
- the nrdR gene encoding transcriptional regulator NrdR; protein product: MHCPFCQHADTRVIDSRVSEDGATIRRRRECEACNERFSTLETIELKLPAIVKSDGSREAFDARKLRVGFDRALQKRAVPEEKIELAVRAVMHQLRMCGEREIPSIKVGEFVMNELRKLDHVAYVRFASVYRSFEDVADFREEIEKLERDLPASTEQLQLLGDVIALTKKKKGA
- the ribD gene encoding bifunctional diaminohydroxyphosphoribosylaminopyrimidine deaminase/5-amino-6-(5-phosphoribosylamino)uracil reductase RibD; protein product: MTFSATDHLHMARALRLAERAAYTTRPNPMVGCVIAHGEQVVGEGWHQRAGGPHAEIHALRAAGEAARGATAYVTLEPCAHYGRTPPCALALIEARVGRVVAAMRDPFPKVDGGGFTLLRDAGIEVAEGLMATQARELNHGFLSRIERGRPWLRVKLAASLDGRTAMADGSSKWITGPAAREDVQHWRARAGAILTGAGTVLADDPQLTVRLSGVEALPPLRVVLDAQLRTLSQRRVREGDAATLYLHGEGERAPADTDAQFQALPLQDGRFDLPAVMALLAEREINEVHTEAGATLSGALVRAGLVDELLLYQAPTLLGEQGRPLLDGLGIAAMDQQRRLRVVEQRQVGDDLRLLLRPA
- a CDS encoding outer membrane beta-barrel protein, producing the protein MRKILVLAAALLAAAPLAASADALSYTYVEGGWTQLQVSQPGSNPKLDGGYIRGSFAIAEQVYVFGGYSTVSKKYHYEDIYGPYSIENTIEQPELGIGYHMPISERLDFTADLAWMRINNELKYKDDQFSEREEFHTNAGRAAFGVRGKPSKRTEAWLKAGYIDGSDMDGEWIGTLGGQVNFTKNWGLVGEAQYFDDITQYSVGVRASF
- a CDS encoding riboflavin synthase, with translation MFTGIIEGVGHVAARESLGGDVRFTFHVGSLPFDHVQLGESIAINGVCLTVIAFDAVSFQADASTETLGLTTLGQLADGAIINLERAMRPTDRLGGHLVSGHVDGLGEVVSIHDDARAQRWRFAAPADLLRYIAKKGSICVDGVSLTVNDVDDAGFEVALIPHTVAHTAFATRRVGSAVNLEIDLIARYVERLVGLPTNGRQLPPEAHA
- the ribB gene encoding 3,4-dihydroxy-2-butanone-4-phosphate synthase → MNFAPIPEILEDIRQGRMVVIVDDEDRENEGDLIMAAELVKPSDINFMVTHGRGLVCLPLTRERAADLGLAPMVQANTAQFQTNFTVSIEAAEGVTTGISAYDRAHTIRTAVKPDAKPSDLHQPGHIFPLIAQPGGVLTRAGHTEAGVDLAMLAGLEPAGVLVEILNPDGSMARRPELEVFAREHGLKIGSIADLIAYRLATEKTVERVDEREIETEFGPFTLVTYRDRIAHDVHFAMVRGTVDAEPTLVRVQVENPLADLLHWRRDDFGVAATDALRAIAAAERGVMVVLSAPRDGQALLARLRQQPQPVAPGKDKDVSQWRRNGAGAQILSDLGLGKLRVLGTPRRQIGLSGYGLEVVETVTP